The following are encoded in a window of Paenibacillaceae bacterium GAS479 genomic DNA:
- a CDS encoding Aldo/keto reductase: MAIQLKGLNDVVELNNGVPMPRFGLGVWKVTEEGQVEQAVQSAIKAGYRSIDTAKIYGNEEGVGQGIRDSGVSRDELFITTKVWNADLGYESTLQAFQTSLDKLGLQQLDLYLIHWPVEGKIKDAWRAMEKLYKDGKVRAIGVCNFHIHHLEDLMKDAEIKPMLNQVECHPLLSQVELREFCQSHDIVVEAWSPLMQGNLDLPELTELAKKHGKTPAQIVLRWDLQHGIVTIPKSTHENRIIENANVYDFELSQEDMALIDGINQNKRFGPDPDNFDF; encoded by the coding sequence ATGGCGATTCAACTTAAAGGGCTGAACGATGTCGTTGAGCTTAATAACGGAGTACCTATGCCGAGATTCGGTCTTGGCGTCTGGAAAGTAACGGAAGAGGGACAAGTGGAGCAAGCCGTGCAGAGCGCTATCAAAGCTGGCTACCGCAGCATCGATACAGCCAAAATCTATGGAAACGAAGAAGGCGTAGGACAGGGGATTCGGGATAGCGGCGTTTCTCGCGACGAACTGTTCATTACGACGAAGGTATGGAATGCTGATTTGGGTTATGAGAGCACGCTTCAGGCATTCCAAACAAGCCTGGACAAGCTCGGACTCCAGCAGTTGGATCTCTATCTTATTCATTGGCCGGTAGAAGGCAAAATCAAAGACGCATGGCGCGCAATGGAAAAGCTGTACAAGGACGGAAAAGTCCGTGCGATCGGCGTGTGCAACTTCCATATTCACCATCTGGAAGATCTGATGAAGGATGCAGAGATCAAACCAATGCTTAATCAGGTGGAATGCCACCCGCTGCTGAGTCAAGTAGAGCTGCGTGAATTCTGTCAGAGTCATGACATCGTAGTGGAAGCGTGGAGCCCGCTCATGCAAGGTAATCTGGATTTGCCGGAGCTAACCGAGCTTGCGAAGAAGCATGGCAAAACGCCAGCGCAAATCGTACTTCGCTGGGATCTGCAGCATGGTATCGTCACGATTCCAAAATCGACGCACGAAAACCGCATTATCGAGAACGCGAATGTATACGACTTCGAGCTGTCGCAAGAAGACATGGCGCTGATCGATGGTATCAACCAAAACAAACGTTTTGGGCCGGACCCGGACAACTTCGACTTCTAA
- a CDS encoding Rrf2 family protein, which translates to MNSEFTIAVHSLVYLAYVPERSASSEAIAENVCTNPARVRKVMGYLKRSGYVATREGSGGGYRLTAEPANVTLKDIYETIARGSLMPNWCSGDPDCECVVGSNMQEVMNGIFCGAEQRLEEYFEGLTIASVLSRIHRCDTC; encoded by the coding sequence ATGAACAGTGAATTTACGATTGCCGTCCACAGCTTGGTGTATCTGGCTTATGTGCCAGAGCGCAGCGCCTCTAGCGAGGCGATTGCGGAGAATGTGTGCACGAACCCGGCAAGAGTCCGCAAAGTGATGGGCTACCTGAAGCGCAGCGGTTACGTTGCAACGAGGGAGGGCTCCGGTGGAGGTTATCGCCTTACGGCTGAGCCTGCCAATGTCACATTGAAGGACATCTACGAGACCATTGCAAGAGGCTCGCTCATGCCCAACTGGTGCTCAGGCGATCCCGATTGCGAATGCGTTGTCGGCTCCAATATGCAGGAAGTAATGAACGGCATTTTCTGCGGGGCTGAGCAGCGCTTGGAGGAATACTTCGAGGGCTTGACGATTGCCAGTGTGCTTAGCCGCATTCACCGCTGCGATACCTGCTGA
- a CDS encoding thioredoxin, producing the protein MAVALTKENFNESVQSGVSLVDFWAPWCGPCKMQLPIVEELSTELAGTATIAKINVDEQPELASQFGVMSIPTLILFKDGQPVDKMVGLQSKDALKNKIQGQL; encoded by the coding sequence ATGGCAGTAGCACTTACTAAAGAAAACTTTAACGAGAGCGTACAAAGCGGCGTATCTCTGGTCGACTTCTGGGCACCTTGGTGCGGCCCTTGCAAAATGCAGCTTCCAATCGTGGAGGAGCTGAGCACGGAGCTGGCAGGAACAGCTACGATCGCTAAAATCAACGTTGACGAGCAGCCTGAACTGGCGTCCCAATTCGGCGTTATGAGCATCCCAACGCTGATCCTCTTCAAAGACGGACAGCCTGTGGACAAAATGGTCGGCCTGCAAAGCAAGGACGCCCTGAAAAACAAAATCCAAGGTCAACTGTAA
- a CDS encoding Cytosine/adenosine deaminase, translating into MSHTILVRNAQIVTMNALEEIIQGDLLIKDDRIEAIGHNLDATGVDRVIDATGRTVIPGFIQTHIHLCQTLFRGKGDDLELLDWLRKRIWPLEAAHDEESLYYSAMLGIGELLQSGTTTIVDMETVHHTDSAFQAIAKSGIRAISGKVMMDRKGGDIPLPLQEETNVSLQESVDLLEKWHGHDNGRIRYAFSPRFVISCTDELLREVARLSAQYNVNVHTHASENQGEIELVEQMTGMRNIEYLDHIGLATDRLILAHCIWLNDNEKRIIRERGVHVSHCPGSNLKLASGIADVPEMLDTSISVSLGADGAPCNNNLDMFNEMRLAALIHKPQHGPTAMNARSVFRMATIGGARAVGMEQEIGSLEVGKRADLAILNLNQFHTFPSFDVDPISRIVYSATRGDVETTIADGRILMDRGVMLTVDKDITLMEADRAIKRLLKRSPIQA; encoded by the coding sequence ATGTCCCATACGATTCTGGTCCGTAACGCTCAGATCGTGACGATGAATGCACTCGAGGAGATCATCCAAGGTGATCTTTTGATCAAGGATGACCGCATCGAGGCGATCGGCCACAACCTGGATGCAACCGGCGTAGATCGCGTCATCGACGCTACCGGCCGGACGGTCATTCCAGGCTTTATCCAAACGCATATCCATTTATGTCAGACGCTGTTCCGCGGCAAAGGCGACGATCTGGAGCTGCTGGACTGGCTGCGTAAACGGATCTGGCCTCTCGAGGCGGCGCATGATGAGGAGTCGCTTTATTACTCGGCTATGCTCGGTATCGGGGAGCTGCTGCAAAGCGGGACGACGACCATCGTTGATATGGAAACGGTTCATCACACCGATTCGGCGTTCCAAGCGATCGCAAAAAGCGGTATCCGCGCCATCTCTGGCAAAGTTATGATGGACCGCAAAGGCGGCGACATTCCACTGCCGCTGCAGGAGGAAACAAACGTTTCCCTGCAGGAGAGCGTCGATTTGCTTGAGAAATGGCATGGACATGATAATGGACGCATCCGCTATGCCTTTTCGCCGCGCTTTGTTATTAGCTGCACCGACGAGCTGTTGCGCGAGGTTGCTCGCCTCTCCGCCCAGTACAACGTCAACGTCCATACTCACGCCTCGGAAAACCAAGGTGAGATTGAGCTTGTAGAGCAGATGACCGGCATGCGCAATATTGAATATCTCGATCATATCGGCCTGGCCACAGATCGACTCATTCTGGCGCATTGCATCTGGCTCAATGACAACGAGAAGCGGATCATCCGTGAGCGCGGCGTACATGTGAGCCATTGCCCGGGCTCCAACCTGAAGCTCGCTTCAGGCATTGCGGACGTGCCAGAGATGCTGGACACGAGTATTAGCGTCAGCCTCGGTGCGGACGGAGCGCCATGCAACAACAACCTGGATATGTTCAATGAGATGCGCCTGGCCGCGCTTATCCATAAGCCGCAGCATGGGCCTACGGCAATGAACGCCCGCAGCGTCTTCCGTATGGCGACGATCGGCGGTGCGAGAGCGGTCGGTATGGAACAAGAGATCGGCAGCCTCGAAGTCGGCAAAAGGGCAGATCTAGCCATCTTGAACCTGAACCAGTTCCATACCTTCCCTTCGTTCGACGTTGATCCGATTTCCCGCATCGTTTATTCCGCCACACGGGGCGATGTGGAAACGACTATTGCTGACGGACGCATTCTGATGGATCGCGGCGTCATGCTCACAGTTGATAAAGATATTACGCTGATGGAGGCTGATCGGGCCATTAAGCGGCTCCTGAAGCGCAGCCCAATCCAGGCTTAG
- a CDS encoding Lysophospholipase L1 — protein MRNGQKTAWISRLCLSLAVLLALGSGTGAALAAEPQGAVDEFKLVALGDSITAGYEPGADVNTVPYGYVDRLYEQALLHGRASVSNYGIVGLKSMGLKAFTEAAAAGKSLTGEEIQASLPDPRVNALGAATAQLRAELATADAAAITIGGNDVAPLLTSASSLTDDELNKQVAAMLEQYNVNVTASIDALLAINPALRIVIADQYQPAPVLAGKDLYEKLNKATAAFTANLDALAATYAAKGVKVEAVHVAKQFSGREGMLTYMVSKRDFHPTQAGYAVIAAAFGNVLWGSYSELAAPVVGAPMSIYVGGKQLNTPYKPVLKNSVNYVAIQDIVNAVGATTVWDSKTSTANIKFGTRTVGVKLGASTVMVDGAAVKVSSPAYMQKVGKEGKTYVPLATVAGGLGFSVVYSSKLKTVFINP, from the coding sequence ATGAGGAACGGGCAAAAAACCGCTTGGATCTCTAGGTTATGCTTGTCGCTGGCTGTGTTGCTTGCACTTGGCAGCGGAACGGGAGCTGCATTGGCCGCAGAGCCGCAGGGAGCTGTGGATGAGTTTAAGCTGGTGGCGCTTGGAGATTCCATTACAGCAGGGTATGAGCCGGGAGCGGACGTCAATACGGTACCCTATGGATATGTGGATCGATTGTATGAGCAGGCGCTGCTGCATGGCCGGGCATCCGTGTCTAACTATGGAATTGTAGGGCTTAAGAGTATGGGGTTAAAAGCGTTCACGGAAGCGGCTGCAGCTGGAAAAAGCCTTACCGGCGAGGAGATTCAGGCAAGCTTGCCGGACCCTCGTGTTAATGCTCTTGGAGCGGCCACAGCCCAGCTTCGCGCGGAGCTAGCAACTGCTGATGCCGCCGCCATCACGATCGGCGGCAACGATGTTGCTCCGCTGCTGACCAGCGCCTCCAGCCTGACGGACGATGAGCTGAACAAGCAAGTAGCGGCGATGCTGGAACAGTACAATGTCAACGTCACCGCTTCGATCGACGCGCTGCTGGCAATTAATCCTGCGCTGCGCATCGTCATCGCCGATCAGTACCAGCCGGCTCCTGTACTGGCAGGCAAAGATTTGTACGAGAAGTTAAACAAAGCAACTGCCGCATTCACTGCCAATCTGGATGCGCTTGCCGCCACTTATGCGGCCAAAGGCGTTAAGGTCGAGGCTGTGCATGTCGCCAAGCAGTTCTCTGGACGTGAAGGTATGCTCACATACATGGTGTCCAAGCGGGATTTCCATCCGACTCAGGCCGGATATGCGGTTATCGCTGCCGCATTCGGCAACGTGTTATGGGGCTCGTACAGTGAACTGGCTGCTCCAGTAGTAGGGGCTCCGATGAGCATTTATGTCGGTGGGAAGCAACTCAATACTCCTTATAAACCAGTGCTAAAAAACAGCGTTAACTATGTCGCCATCCAGGACATCGTGAACGCTGTAGGGGCGACGACAGTTTGGGACTCCAAAACGTCCACAGCCAATATTAAATTTGGCACCAGGACGGTAGGCGTGAAGCTTGGCGCATCAACCGTGATGGTGGACGGAGCCGCTGTTAAAGTAAGCTCGCCTGCCTACATGCAGAAGGTTGGCAAAGAAGGTAAAACCTATGTGCCGCTCGCCACGGTGGCGGGAGGGCTAGGCTTCTCCGTTGTATACAGCTCCAAGCTCAAAACGGTATTTATTAATCCTTAG